Proteins encoded together in one Impatiens glandulifera chromosome 1, dImpGla2.1, whole genome shotgun sequence window:
- the LOC124943534 gene encoding mitogen-activated protein kinase kinase kinase 20-like codes for MVGKGRVLGVGSYGVVYEARPLLGDPISLILPPLMAVKSFIIKDSLDREKQFLSIFKDDHPNIIGYYGCSDFNIFLEYASGGDLKKTCGGLSEMEPENILLTGDGVPKIADFGLAMKAGVVNRTDGRRGTPEYMAPEVITHGVYNWPCDIWALGCTVLKMLTGQKKVWEGFPTNKDIKNFVAKHDVVPVIPDGLLFEAKDFLQRCLVRDFWNRWNVKSLLSHPFVLRKTKELNS; via the exons ATGGTGGGAAAGGGGAGAGTTCTTGGTGTTGGTAGTTATGGGGTTGTTTATGAAGCTCGTCCATTGCTTGGCGATCCTATCTCTCTTATTCTTCCGCCACTTATGGCAGTTAAATCGTTCATTATTAAGGATTCTCTCGACCGAGAGAAACAGTTTTTGTCGATATTCAAAGATGATCATCCAAACATCATTGGTTATTATGGTTGTTCGGATTTCAACATATTTTTGGAGTATGCCTCCGGCGGCGACTTAAAGAAAACCTGTGGAGGATTATCGGAGATGGAG CCGGAGAATATATTATTGACCGGCGATGGAGTTCCAAAGATTGCAGATTTTGGATTGGCCATGAAAGCAGGAGTTGTTAACAGAACTGACGGAAGGCGAGGGACGCCAGAATATATGGCGCCTGAAGTGATAACACACGGAGTATATAACTGGCCATGTGATATTTGGGCATTGGGTTGTACTGTATTAAAGATGCTAACCGGACAGAAGAAAGTATGGGAAGGATTTCCGACTAATAAGGATATAAAGAATTTTGTGGCAAAACACGACGTCGTACCAGTAATTCCTGACGGGCTGTTATTTGAGGCAAAAGATTTCTTACAAAGGTGTCTTGTGAGGGATTTTTGGAATAGATGGAATGTTAAATCACTTCTCAGTCATCCGTTCGTATTGAGAAAGACGAAAGAACTCAActcataa
- the LOC124943548 gene encoding uncharacterized protein LOC124943548 — MKLGFIDGSCKMPLDADGVMQWKLVDAMVRNWIMNTMDQNLKIHFQNAVTAQQLWKDIRSTYEGNNGPRRFQLGKDISTIQQGTSDIVEHYSKVKLIWDETAHLKPARKCNCDRSDVVNCYGCKVVSEVAQDVEEAKLLQFLMGVNDSYEHVVDNMLASDPWPSVHKAFTILVNVETKRNISISKGEYTAMMVKEKTELNNKNQKIEGSLKLPAEKFKPFKNSICTHCGLKGHIKEGCCQHSKCGKFSIG; from the exons ATGAAGCTCGGATTCATCGACGGATCTTGTAAGATGCCACTAGATGCAGATGGAGTAATGCAATGGAAGCTAGTGGATGCTATGGTGAGAAACTGGATAATGAACACTATGGATCAAAACCTGAAAATTCATTTCCAGAATGCTGTAACTGCTCAACAACTATGGAAAGATATTCGAAGTACATACGAAGGCAACAACGGACCAAGACGTTTTCAGTTAGGGAAGGATATATCCACTATTCAACAAGGTACTTCTGATATTGTTGAGCATTATTCCAAAGTTAAATTGATTTGGGATGAAACTGCACATTTGAAGCCAGCAAGAAAGTGCAACTGTGATAGATCTGATGTTGTTAATTGTTATGGATGTAAGGTTGTAAGTGAAGTAGCGCAAGATGTTGAAGAAGCAAAGTTGCTTCAGTTTCTGATGGGAGTAAATGACTCTTATGAACATGTTGTGGATAATATGCTAGCATCAGATCCATGGCCTTCAGTTCATAAGGCATTTACTATTCTAGTTAATGTTGAAACTAAGAGGAATATTAGCATATCTAAAGGAGAATACACTGCAATGATGGTGAAGGAGAAGACAGAATTGAACAACAAGAATCAGAAAATTGAAGGAAGTTTAAAATTACCTGCTGAAAAATTCAAACCCTTCAAGAACTCTATCTGCACTCACTGTGGACTAAAAGGTCACATAAAAGAAG GCTGCTGTCAACACAGCAAATGTGGCAAATTCTCCATTGGATGA